The genomic segment GTTCCGTGACGCACAGGTCGCAGATCGCGCCGAGGACCTCGGCGGCGTCGTGCGACCCGCCGAGCCGAGCCCGCAGGTGTTCGCGCCGCTGTGCGCCCACCACCCCGCCCTTCGTCGACCCTCTTCCGGCAACTCTAGTGGGGCCGGTCCGCGCGGGCCAGACCGCGCGGCACCGCCGCCCACCGTCCACAATGGACAACGGGCGGCGGCGACCGGCCGTCAGCTCACCGGCAGCGTGAACTGCCGTCGGGCGTGGCCACCAGTCCGTACGGCGCGATCTTCGCCGCGGTGAACCTGACGCACTTCCCCTGCGATTTCGCCACCTTCGCGGTGACGACCACGATGGCGAAACCCGCGGCGCACGCCCCGTTGCCCGGCGTCGGGATCGCCGAGCACAACCCGGCCGCGGCCAGCCCGTCGTCGGCGATCGTGTTCGTGTCCTTCTTGCTGAAGACGTAGCTGCAGGTGATGATTCCGCAGTCGAAGTCACCCGCCACCGAGACCGGCGTCCCCGGTGCCGTGCCCGGCGCCGTGCCCGGTGCCGCTGTCGCCGTGCCACCGGCGAAACCGGAGCCCACGACCCCCGCGAGCACCAGACCGGCCACCATTGTTTTCCTCATCGATTTCCTCCCCGGGTGTTGCGGCGGAATTTCCGCACCACGAACGTTGGCACCGGGCGCTAAGAGAACACTAACCGCGACGGTTCCAGTCCACTGAGGACGGTCAGGTCTTCAGTGCCGGGATCTCCGGGTGGTCCAGCAGCGCTTCGACGACCGCGTCGACCGCCGCGCGCGGCGCGGTTCCCCGGCGCACCACGATCGCCACGTTGCGGTGCACCGGCGTGGTGAGTTCGCGGGTGACGACCGCGTGGTGCGGGGCGACGGCCAGCGCGGGCAGCAGCGCCACCGAACGCCCGGCTTCGACGTGCTCGATCAGCAGCAGGTAGTTGCCGAAGCGGCACGCCACCTTCGGCTCGAACCCCGATTCGCGGCACAGCCGCAGGGTCAGGCCCGCCATGTACGACCCGGCCCGGTCGCACGCCCAGGCCTCCCCCGCGCACTCGGCCAGGTCCACCACCTCGCGGCGGGTGAGCGGGTGGTCCGGGGGCAGGAGCAGCACCACCTGATCCGTGCCGAGCGGGGTGATCTCGAGGTCGCCGCCCCAGGGAAACTCCACGTAGTCGGTGGTCGTGACGATCACGTCCACTTCGCCGGCCCGCAGCGCGGAACCGCTCTCGTGTGGTTCGGATTCGACGAGTTCGACGTGCAGTTGCGGGTGCGAGTCCGCCAGCCGGGACACGGCTGGCACGGCGAGGGGGTGGATCGCGCTCTGGAACACCCCGAGCCGGACGGTGCCGATCGGCTCGTCGTTCAGCGCCCGCAGTTCGGCTTCGGTTTCGGTCATCCGGTCCAGGATTTCCCGGCCCCGCCGCGCCAAAAGCACGCCGGTGCGCGTCAACCGCACTCGCCGTCCCGAACGCTCCAGCAACCGGGTGCGTGTCTCGGTCTCGAGCACCGCGAGTTGCTGCGAGACCGTCGACGGGCTCAGGTGCAGCGACTGGGCCACCGCGCGCACGGTGCCGAGGTTGTCGAGCAGGACGAGCAGGCGCAGGCGCCACGGGTTCAGCACCCCGCCATTGTGCGGTTCTGCCGAACAGCAGGGCCATGATCCTGTGCTGGACGTACCGCGGCCTTCGTTCGTAGCGTCGGGGTCATGCCCCACGAAACCCCAGCCCCCGAACGTCATCTGGTCCGCTACTCCGGCCGCGGGAGCTTCAGCCCCTGGATCATCGACCGCGCCAAGGGCACCTCGGTGTTCACCGAAGACGGACGTGAACTGCTCGACTTCACCTCGGGGCAGATGAGCGCGATCCTCGGCCACGCGCACCCCGAGATCGTCGCCACGGTCCGCGAGCAGGTCGAGAAGCTCGATCACCTCTACAGCGGGATGCTGAGCCGCCCGGTGCTCGACCTCGCCCGGCGGCTCGCGGAATCACTGCCGGCGCCACTGGACAAGGCCATGCTGCTGACCACCGGCGCCGAGGCGAACGAAGCCGCGCTGCGGCTGGCGAAACTGGTCACCGGCAAGCACGAGGTCGTCTCGTTCGCCCGGTCCTGGCACGGCATGACCCTGGCCGCCGCGAACGCCACCTACAGCGCCGGCCGTCACGGCTACGGGCCCGCCGCGCCCGGCAACTTCGCCCTGCCGGTGCCCGACCGGTACCGGCCCGGCCTCGTCGACGCCGACGGCGACCTGGACTGGCGGCGCCAGCTCGACCTCGGTTTCGACCTGATCGACGCCCAGTCGGTCGGGAGCCTCGCCGCCTGCCTGGTCGAGCCGATCCTCAGCTCCGGCGGCGTGGTCGACCTGCCGCCGGGTTACCTGGCCGCGCTGAAGGACAAGTGCCGCGAGCGCGGCATGCTGCTGATCCTCGACGAGGCCCAGACCGGGCTGTGCCGCACCGGTGACTGGTACGCCTTCGAACGCGACGGCGTGGTCCCGGACATCCTCACCCTGTCCAAGACCCTCGGCGCCGGGCTGCCGCTGGCCGCGGTGCTGACCAGCACGGAGATCGAGCGGGAAGCCCACGAACGCGGGTTCCTGTTCTTCACCACCCACGTCAACGACCCGCTCCCGGCGGCCGTCGGCAACACCGTGCTGGACGTGCTCACCCGCGACCGCCTCGACCTGCGTGCCCGCGAACTCGGCAAGCGGCTGCGCGGCGGGCTGGACGAACTGGCGCGGCGGCACCCGGTGATCGGTGACGTCCGCGGCCGCGGCCTGCTGGTGGGCCTGGAACTGAGCAGCGAGGGCGACACCGACGAACTCGGCGCCGCGGTCACCCGGCGCTGCGCCGAACTCGGCCTGCACATGAACATCGTGCAGTTGCCCGGATTGGGCGGCACGTTCCGCATCGCGCCGCCGCTGACCGCCACCGAGGCCGAGATCGACCGGGGCCTGTCGATCCTCGACTCGGCGCTGGAGTCGGTCACCGCTGGGTGAGCAGGGCGCGTTTGTCGGGTTTGCCGCTGGGCAGTGTCGGGACCCCGTCGACCACGGTGATGGTCGACGGGACCGCC from the Amycolatopsis magusensis genome contains:
- a CDS encoding LysR substrate-binding domain-containing protein, with translation MLNPWRLRLLVLLDNLGTVRAVAQSLHLSPSTVSQQLAVLETETRTRLLERSGRRVRLTRTGVLLARRGREILDRMTETEAELRALNDEPIGTVRLGVFQSAIHPLAVPAVSRLADSHPQLHVELVESEPHESGSALRAGEVDVIVTTTDYVEFPWGGDLEITPLGTDQVVLLLPPDHPLTRREVVDLAECAGEAWACDRAGSYMAGLTLRLCRESGFEPKVACRFGNYLLLIEHVEAGRSVALLPALAVAPHHAVVTRELTTPVHRNVAIVVRRGTAPRAAVDAVVEALLDHPEIPALKT
- a CDS encoding aspartate aminotransferase family protein, whose product is MPHETPAPERHLVRYSGRGSFSPWIIDRAKGTSVFTEDGRELLDFTSGQMSAILGHAHPEIVATVREQVEKLDHLYSGMLSRPVLDLARRLAESLPAPLDKAMLLTTGAEANEAALRLAKLVTGKHEVVSFARSWHGMTLAAANATYSAGRHGYGPAAPGNFALPVPDRYRPGLVDADGDLDWRRQLDLGFDLIDAQSVGSLAACLVEPILSSGGVVDLPPGYLAALKDKCRERGMLLILDEAQTGLCRTGDWYAFERDGVVPDILTLSKTLGAGLPLAAVLTSTEIEREAHERGFLFFTTHVNDPLPAAVGNTVLDVLTRDRLDLRARELGKRLRGGLDELARRHPVIGDVRGRGLLVGLELSSEGDTDELGAAVTRRCAELGLHMNIVQLPGLGGTFRIAPPLTATEAEIDRGLSILDSALESVTAG